Part of the Pedobacter roseus genome is shown below.
ACTGCACGTGGTATCATTGACCGTTTGTTCTTCTCGGATAAACGTTACGATTTAGGTGATGTTGGTCGTTACCGCATCAACCGTAAATTGAAAATGAATACCCCTGATGAGGTTAAAGTATTAACAAAAGCAGATATTATTGCGATTGTGAAATACCTGATCAAATTGATCAACTCAAAAGAAGAAGTAGATGATATCGATCACTTGTCTAACCGTCGTGTACGTACGGTAGGTGAGCAATTGTATGCTCAGTTCGGTGTAGGTTTAGCCCGTATGGCCAGAACTATCCGTGAGCGTATGAACATTCGCGATAACGAGGTGTTTACACCAACTGATTTGATCAACGCCCGTACGTTGTCTTCTGTTATCAACTCGTTCTTTGGTACCAACCAGTTATCTCAGTTCATGGATCAAACGAATCCATTGGCAGAGATTACTCACAAACGCCGTTTATCGGCTTTAGGTCCAGGTGGTTTATCACGTGAGCGTGCCGGTTTCGAGGTACGTGACGTTCACTATACCCACTATGGTCGTTTATGTACTATTGAAACTCCTGAGGGACCGAATATTGGTTTGATTTCATCACTTTGTGTGCATGCAAAAATCAACAATTTAGGTTTCATTGAAACACCATACAAACGTGTTGAAGAAGGTAAAGTAGTTGTAGATTCAGACGTTATTTATTTATCTGCTGAGGATGAAGATGGTAAAACCATCGCTCAGGCCAATGCAGAGTATGACGATAAAGGTAACTTTACTACACCACGCGTTAAAGCACGTTATGAAGGTGACTTCCCGATTATTGAGCCTGAGAAATTAGACTTAATGGACGTTGCGCCTAACCAGATTACTTCAATTGCTGCTTCGTTGATTCCGTTCTTAGAACATGATGATGCGAACAGGGCTTTGATGGGATCAAACATGCAACGTCAGGCCGTGCCTTTATTACGTCCTGAAGCACCAATTGTTGGTACAGGTTTGGAAGGTCGCGTTGCACGTGACTCAAGAACTTTGATCAATGCAGAAGGTGATGGTATTGTAGAATATGTAGATGCGAACGAAATCACTATTAAATACGAACGTAACGAAGATGATCGTTTAGTTTCATTTGAAGGTGACAGCAAAACTTATCGTTTAATTAAGTTCAAAAAAACCAACCAGAATACTTGTATCAACTTAAAGCCAATTGTAAGAAAAGGTCAGAAAGTTACTAAAGGACAAGTTCTTTGCGAAGGTTATGCAACTCAAAACGGTGAATTGGCATTAGGTAGAAACCTGAAAGTGGCTTTCATGCCTTGGCAAGGTTTCAACTTTGAGGATGCGATTGTAATCAACGAGCGTATTGTTCGTGATGACGTTTTCACTTCATTGCATATTGAAGAGTTTGAATTAGAAGTACGTGATACTAAACGTGGAGAAGAGGAATTAACACCAGATATCCCTAACGTTTCTGAAGAGGCTACTAAAGACCTTGATGAAAATGGTATTATCCGTATTGGTGCTGATGTAAAAGAAGGTGATATTTTAATTGGTAAGATCACTCCGAAAGGAGAATCTGATCCTTCACCGGAAGAGAAATTACTACGTGCAATTTTTGGTGATAAAGCAGGTGATGTTAAAGATGCGTCTTTAAAAACTCCTCCTTCAATCCAGGGTGTGGTAATCGATACTAAATTATTCAGCCGTGCTAAGAAAACTACAAAAGCTGAAGAAAAATCGGCAATTGAGAAATTAGACAAAGGATATAACAATATCACTGAGAAATTAAAAGCAGAATTAGTAGACAAATTATTCACTATCGTAAACGGAAAAACATCTCAGGGTGTATTTAACATTTACAAAGAATTATTGGTTGCTAAGGGCGCTAAATTTACGCAGAAAATTTTAGCAGAACTTGATTATAACCACATCAGCCCTAACAAATGGACTACTGATGATGATAAAAACGAGTTGATTAAAATGTTGCTTCACAACTACGGTATCCGTGTTAACGAAGAACTTGGTGCTTACAAACGTGATAAATTCGCGATTAGTGTAGGTGATGAGCTTCCATCGGGAATTGTACAGATGGCAAAAGTTTATGTTGCTAAAAAACGTAAATTAAAAGTAGGTGATAAAATGGCGGGTCGCCACGGTAACAAAGGTATTGTTGCACGTATTGTACGTGATGAAGATATGCCTTTCTTAGCTGATGGTAGCCCGGTTGATATCGTGTTGAACCCACTGGGTGTACCTTCACGTATGAACCTTGGCCAGATCTACGAAACCATTTTAGCTTGGGCAGGCCAGGAGTTGGGTGTTAAATTTGCAACCCCGATTTTTGATGGTGCTACTCATGATGAAGTGGAAGAATGGATTGCTAAAGCCGGTGTTCCTGCTTCAGGAAAAACCTACTTATACAATGGTTTAACAGGTGAGCGTTTCGATCAGACTACAACAGTAGGTATTATTTACATGCTGAAACTAGGTCACATGGTTGATGATAAGATGCACGCCCGTTCAATCGGACCATACTCATTAATTACACAACAGCCATTGGGTGGTAAAGCCCAGTTCGGTGGTCAGCGTTTTGGTGAGATGGAGGTTTGGGCATTAGAGGCATTCGGTGCAGCTAATATCCTTCAGGAGATCTTAACCGTTAAATCGGATGATGTGATCGGAAGGGCCAAAACTTACGAAGCCATTGTTAAAGGTGAAAACCTACCAACTCCAGGTGTGCCAGAATCGTTTAACGTATTGGTACATGAGTTACGCGGTTTAGGTTTAGATATTACGTTAGACTAATTGAATGAAAGAATGAGTGAATGAGTGAATGATGGGTAACTTTCATTCAATCATTCAATCACTCAATCCTTCGATCATTAAAGAAAGAGATATGTCTTACAAAAAGGATAATAAATTAAAAAGCAATTTCACATCCATCACGATCAGCTTATCGTCTCCGGAAATTATTTTGGAACGCTCAAGCGGTGAGGTGTTGAAACCAGAAACCATTAACTACCGTACTTACAAACCTGAGCGTGATGGTTTGTTCTGTGAGCGTATTTTTGGTCCGGTAAAAGATTACGAATGTCATTGCGGTAAATACAAACGTATCCGTTATAAAGGTATTGTTTGCGACCGTTGTGGTGTTGAAGTAACGGAGAAAAAAGTACGTCGTGAGCGTATGGGACACATTGCTTTAGTGGTTCCTGTTGCACACATCTGGTATTTCCGCTCTTTACCAAACAAAATCGGTTATTTATTAGGTTTACCTACTAAAAAACTTGATTTAATTATCTATTATGAGCGTTACGTAGTTATTCAGTCAGGTTTAATGGCTGAAGAAGGTATCAACTATATGGACTTCTTAACAGAGGAAGAATATTTAGATATCTTAGATAAATTACCTAAAGAAAATCAATATTTAGACGATAAAGATCCTAATAAATTCATCGCCAAAATGGGTGCTGAAGCATTAGAAGATTTATTAAAACGTATTGACTTAGATACTTTATCTTACGATCTACGTCACCAGGCTGCTAACGAAACTTCTCAACAACGTAAAAATGAGGCTTTAAAACGTCTTCAGGTTGTTGAAGCTTTCCGTGGTGCCAATACACGTATCGAGAATCGCCCTGAGTGGATGATTGTTAAAATCGTTCCGGTTATTCCACCAGAATTACGTCCGTTGGTTCCATTAGAAGGTGGCCGTTTCGCTACTTCCGATTTAAATGATTTATACCGTCGTGTAATTATCCGTAACAACCGTTTAAAACGTTTGATCGAGATTAAAGCACCAGAGGTAATTTTACGTAACGAGAAACGTATGTTGCAGGAAGCTGTAGATTCGTTATTTGATAACTCACGTAAAGTTAACGCGGTAAAAACTGAAGGTAACCGTGCTTTGAAATCACTTTCAGATATCCTGAAAGGTAAACAAGGTCGTTTCCGTCAGAACTTATTGGGTAAACGTGTGGATTATTCAGCTCGTTCGGTAATTGTTGTAGGGCCAAGCCTTAAATTACACGAGTGCGGTATTCCTAAAGATATGGCTGCTGAGCTTTACAAACCATTTATCATTCGTAAAATGATTGAGCGTGGTGTAGTAAAAACAGTTAAATCTGCTAAGAAAATTGTTGATAGAAAAGATCCGTTAGTTTGGGATATCTTAGAAAATGTACTAAAAGGTCACCCGGTATTATTAAACCGTGCACCTACACTACACAGGCTAGGTATTCAGGCTTTCCAGCCGAAATTAATTGAAGGAAAAGCAATCCAGTTACACCCATTAGTTTGTACCGCATTCAACGCCGATTTTGATGGTGACCAGATGGCTGTCCACTTACCACTAGGTAACGCAGCAATTTTGGAAGCCCAGGTATTAATGTTGGCTGCACACAACATCTTAAACCCTGCAAACGGTACGCCAATTACAGTACCATCTCAGGATATGGTTTTGGGTCTTTATTACATTACTAAAGGCCGTAGAACTGATGAAACAAGGGTTGTAAAAGGACAAGATTCAAATTTCTATTCTCCGGAAGAAGTAATCATTGCTTATAACGAGAAAGAATTAGATCTTCATGCTTTTATCAAAGTAAGGGTAAATGTTAAGCAAAATGACGGTTCTATCGTTAATAAATTAACTGAAACTACTGTTGGTAGGGTATTGTTTAACCAAATGGTTCCTGAAGAAGTTGGTTACATCAACGAGTTATTAACTAAAAAATCGTTAAGAGATATTATCGGTGAGGTAGTTAAAATGACTGGTATGGCACGTTCTTCTCAATTCTTGGATGATATCAAAGAATTAGGTTTCCGTATGGCATTTCAGGGAGGTTTATCGTTCAACTTACAAGACGTTAACATTCCGGTTGAGAAACATACTTTATTAGAGCAGGCTGCTAACGAAGTTGAAGAGGTAAGAAACAACTATAACATGGGTTTCATTACCAACAACGAGCGTTACAACCAAATCATCGATATCTGGACACGTATCAATAACAGGTTAACTACATTCGTAATGAACCAGTTATCAAGCGATAACCAAGGTTTTAACTCGGTGTATATGATGCTTGATTCTGGAGCACGTGGATCCAAAGAGCAGATTCGTCAGCTTTGCGGTATGCGTGGTTTGATGGCAAAACCTCAAAAATCCGGTTCAGGTGGTGATATCATTGAAAACCCGATCTTATCAAACTTTAAAGAAGGTTTATCGGTATTAGAGTACTTTATCTCTACTCACGGTGCGCGTAAAGGTTTGGCAGATACGGCGTTAAAAACAGCTGATGCGGGTTACTTAACCCGTCGTTTACATGATGTTGCACAAGATATGATTGTTAACTCTGTTGATTGTGGTACTTTAAGAGGTATGTACACAACTGCGTTAAAAGATCAGGAAGATATTGTTGAGCCATTATACGACAGGATTTTAGGCCGTACTTCATTACATGATGTTTACAATCCTTTGGATAACACATTATTAGTAAGTGCTGGTGAAGATATTAACGAAGAAGTTGCTAAACTGATCGAAGAGTCTCCGTTAGAAGGTATCGAAATTCGTTCGGTATTAACTTGCGAGAACAAACGTGGTGTTTGTGCACTATGTTACGGTCGTAACTTAGCATCTGGTAAACGCGTTCAAAGAGGTGAGGCAGTTGGTGTAATTGCAGCACAATCAATCGGTGAGCCGGGTACACAGTTAACACTTCGTACTTTCCACGTGGGTGGTACTGCATCAAACATTGCTGCAGAATCAAACATTGTAGCTAAGTTTGACGGTGTAATCGAATTCGAAAATATTCGTACTGTTGATACACAAACAGAAGAAGGAACAGTTCAGGTAGTATTAGGTCGTTCAGGTGAGTTCAAAATTGTTGAACCAGGAACCGGACGTATCATTGTAACCAACAACATTCCTTACGGTGCATTCTTATTCGTAAAAGAAGGCGATAAACTTTCAAAAGGTGATAAAATCTGTTCATGGGATCCGTACAACGCGGTTATTCTATCAGAATTTGCCGGTAAAGCACAATTTGATGCCATTATTGAAGGTGTTACCTTCCGTGAAGAATCAGATGAGCAAACTGGTCACCGTGAAAAAGTAATTATCGATACACGCGATAAAACGAAAAACCCTTCAGTTCAGATTGTTGATAAGAAAGGTGAATTCATCAAAGGTTATAACATTCCGGTAGGAGCCCACGTTTCAGTTGATGAAGGTGAAACTATCCAAACTGGACAGATTATCGCTAAGATTCCTCGTGCAACTGGTAAAACCAGGGATATTACGGGTGGTTTACCTCGTGTAACGGAATTATTTGAAGCACGTAATCCATCTAACCCAGCGGTAGTAACTGAGATTGATGGTGTGGTAACTTTAGGTGGCGTTAAACGTGGTAACCGTGAGATCACAATCGAATCAAAAGATGGTGAAGTTAAAAAATACCTTGTTCCATTGTCTAAACATATCCTTGTACAGGATAATGACTTTGTGAAGGCGGGTATGCCTTTATCAGATGGTTCAATTTCTCCTGCTGATATCTTATCAATTAAAGGCCCTGCAGCTGTTCAGGAATACTTAGTAAATGGTATTCAAGAAGTTTACCGTTTACAAGGTGTAAAAATTAACGATAAGCACTTCGAGGTAATTGTTCACCAGATGATGCAGAAAGTTCACATTGAAGATCCGGGTGATACTATTTTCTTAGAAAACAATGCTGTTGACCGTTGGGATTTTGCCGATGAGAACGATGCAATGTACGACAAGAAAGTTGTTGAAGATGCAGGTGATTCTACAGAAATCAAACCAGGTCAGATTGTTTCGTTACGTAAATTAAGAGACGAAAATTCTCAGTTAAAACGTAAAGATTTAAAACAGATCACGGTTAGAGATGCAAGACCAGCAACTGCAAGTTCTATCTTACAAGGTATTACACGTGCATCATTAGGTACTAAATCGTTCATTTCTGCGGCTTCGTTCCAGGAAACTACGAAAGTATTAAATGAGGCAGCAATTGCAGGTAAACGCGATAATATGTTAGGCTTGAAAGAAAACGTGATCGTAGGTCACTTAATCCCTTCAGGTACTGGTGTACGTGGTTACGAAAGAATCATCGTTGGTTCTCAGGAAGAATACGATAAATTATTGGCTTCGAAACAAGAAGAAGTTGAAGCTTAGATTTTAATCTAATAGTAATTTTAATCCCGATGTGAAACATCGGGATTTTTTTTGCCTTAAATTTTGTATTTTTATGTAAATTTATATTCATGAGTGTTACAGAAATTCAACTTTTCCAAATTCTAAAGGCTAAACTCGGAGAGCAAGAGGCTGAGCAGTTAGTTTCTTTTGTTAAAGAAGAAGTAAGAACTGAATTAGATAACAAAAAGGAAATCTTAGCAACAAAGGAGGATATAGCTA
Proteins encoded:
- the rpoB gene encoding DNA-directed RNA polymerase subunit beta; the protein is MAKTVEQRVNFATSKHIIDYPDFLDVQLQSFREFFQIDTTSDDRSSEGLFKVFAENFPITDSRNIFVLEFLDYFVDPPRYDIHECIERGLTYNVPLKAKLKLSCNDVEHEDFETIIQDVYLGTIPYMTPKGTFVINGAERVIVSQLHRSPGVFFGQSRHTNGTKLYSARVIPFKGSWIEFATDVNNVMYAYIDRKKKFPVTTLLRAIGYDSDKDILELFDLADEVKVSKSGLKKYIGRKLAARVLKKWVEDFVDEDTGEVVSIDRNEVILERETVLEDEHIDMVIEAGVKSIILSKEDGASQADYTIIYNTLQKDTSNSEKEAVENIYRALRNAEPPDEETARGIIDRLFFSDKRYDLGDVGRYRINRKLKMNTPDEVKVLTKADIIAIVKYLIKLINSKEEVDDIDHLSNRRVRTVGEQLYAQFGVGLARMARTIRERMNIRDNEVFTPTDLINARTLSSVINSFFGTNQLSQFMDQTNPLAEITHKRRLSALGPGGLSRERAGFEVRDVHYTHYGRLCTIETPEGPNIGLISSLCVHAKINNLGFIETPYKRVEEGKVVVDSDVIYLSAEDEDGKTIAQANAEYDDKGNFTTPRVKARYEGDFPIIEPEKLDLMDVAPNQITSIAASLIPFLEHDDANRALMGSNMQRQAVPLLRPEAPIVGTGLEGRVARDSRTLINAEGDGIVEYVDANEITIKYERNEDDRLVSFEGDSKTYRLIKFKKTNQNTCINLKPIVRKGQKVTKGQVLCEGYATQNGELALGRNLKVAFMPWQGFNFEDAIVINERIVRDDVFTSLHIEEFELEVRDTKRGEEELTPDIPNVSEEATKDLDENGIIRIGADVKEGDILIGKITPKGESDPSPEEKLLRAIFGDKAGDVKDASLKTPPSIQGVVIDTKLFSRAKKTTKAEEKSAIEKLDKGYNNITEKLKAELVDKLFTIVNGKTSQGVFNIYKELLVAKGAKFTQKILAELDYNHISPNKWTTDDDKNELIKMLLHNYGIRVNEELGAYKRDKFAISVGDELPSGIVQMAKVYVAKKRKLKVGDKMAGRHGNKGIVARIVRDEDMPFLADGSPVDIVLNPLGVPSRMNLGQIYETILAWAGQELGVKFATPIFDGATHDEVEEWIAKAGVPASGKTYLYNGLTGERFDQTTTVGIIYMLKLGHMVDDKMHARSIGPYSLITQQPLGGKAQFGGQRFGEMEVWALEAFGAANILQEILTVKSDDVIGRAKTYEAIVKGENLPTPGVPESFNVLVHELRGLGLDITLD
- the rpoC gene encoding DNA-directed RNA polymerase subunit beta', which encodes MSYKKDNKLKSNFTSITISLSSPEIILERSSGEVLKPETINYRTYKPERDGLFCERIFGPVKDYECHCGKYKRIRYKGIVCDRCGVEVTEKKVRRERMGHIALVVPVAHIWYFRSLPNKIGYLLGLPTKKLDLIIYYERYVVIQSGLMAEEGINYMDFLTEEEYLDILDKLPKENQYLDDKDPNKFIAKMGAEALEDLLKRIDLDTLSYDLRHQAANETSQQRKNEALKRLQVVEAFRGANTRIENRPEWMIVKIVPVIPPELRPLVPLEGGRFATSDLNDLYRRVIIRNNRLKRLIEIKAPEVILRNEKRMLQEAVDSLFDNSRKVNAVKTEGNRALKSLSDILKGKQGRFRQNLLGKRVDYSARSVIVVGPSLKLHECGIPKDMAAELYKPFIIRKMIERGVVKTVKSAKKIVDRKDPLVWDILENVLKGHPVLLNRAPTLHRLGIQAFQPKLIEGKAIQLHPLVCTAFNADFDGDQMAVHLPLGNAAILEAQVLMLAAHNILNPANGTPITVPSQDMVLGLYYITKGRRTDETRVVKGQDSNFYSPEEVIIAYNEKELDLHAFIKVRVNVKQNDGSIVNKLTETTVGRVLFNQMVPEEVGYINELLTKKSLRDIIGEVVKMTGMARSSQFLDDIKELGFRMAFQGGLSFNLQDVNIPVEKHTLLEQAANEVEEVRNNYNMGFITNNERYNQIIDIWTRINNRLTTFVMNQLSSDNQGFNSVYMMLDSGARGSKEQIRQLCGMRGLMAKPQKSGSGGDIIENPILSNFKEGLSVLEYFISTHGARKGLADTALKTADAGYLTRRLHDVAQDMIVNSVDCGTLRGMYTTALKDQEDIVEPLYDRILGRTSLHDVYNPLDNTLLVSAGEDINEEVAKLIEESPLEGIEIRSVLTCENKRGVCALCYGRNLASGKRVQRGEAVGVIAAQSIGEPGTQLTLRTFHVGGTASNIAAESNIVAKFDGVIEFENIRTVDTQTEEGTVQVVLGRSGEFKIVEPGTGRIIVTNNIPYGAFLFVKEGDKLSKGDKICSWDPYNAVILSEFAGKAQFDAIIEGVTFREESDEQTGHREKVIIDTRDKTKNPSVQIVDKKGEFIKGYNIPVGAHVSVDEGETIQTGQIIAKIPRATGKTRDITGGLPRVTELFEARNPSNPAVVTEIDGVVTLGGVKRGNREITIESKDGEVKKYLVPLSKHILVQDNDFVKAGMPLSDGSISPADILSIKGPAAVQEYLVNGIQEVYRLQGVKINDKHFEVIVHQMMQKVHIEDPGDTIFLENNAVDRWDFADENDAMYDKKVVEDAGDSTEIKPGQIVSLRKLRDENSQLKRKDLKQITVRDARPATASSILQGITRASLGTKSFISAASFQETTKVLNEAAIAGKRDNMLGLKENVIVGHLIPSGTGVRGYERIIVGSQEEYDKLLASKQEEVEA